TGTCGGGTAGGGGCCCGGCATGGGAGGTGGGTGACATGGTGACCATGGCCGTACGGCTCGGTGCCGACTACTGGCACATCCTCGGGCCCGTGCTGGTCGCGCTCGCTCTGATCACGTGGGTGGTCCTGACCGTGCGGGCGGCGCGCAGGCGCGTGAAGCACCCCGAGCGCGTGTTGGGCGGTGCCGCGCACCGTGGCGACGTCCAGGGCGGCATCATCCACGGCGACCCGGTGGAGCTCGACCGTTACGAGGAGAAGCAGGACCGGTTCTGAGGGCCGGTCTCAGCCCGGCGTGAGTGCGGCGAGGAGGGTCGGTGCGACGCGGATCGCGCCGACCACCTCGCCGCCGCCGTGCACGGGGGCCTCCGCCAGGTCCGCGAGGCCGTCCACGCCCAGGGCGCGCAGTACCGCCACGGTGACGGGAGTGCGGGCCCGCTTGGCGCCGTCCTCGATCTTGATCGCTCCGGCCCGACCGTCGGCCAGCGCGAACGCGTCGACACCCTCGGCTCCGCACTTGACCAGCAGACCCGGTACGGCGGCCATCAGGAGCCGTTCGTCGCGGCCGGCGCCCGAGGTCCACTCCGGATGGGCCCGCATGGCGTCGGCGACGCGTCGTTCGGGAGTGCCGGGGCCCGCCAGGGCGAGCGCGCGGAAGGCGCGGGCGACGCCCAGCGTCGACACGGCGAACAGCGGCGCTCCGCAGCCGTCCACCCCGACGGCGGCGGGAGACTCCCCGGCCAGGTCAGCGATCGCGGCGCGGACGGCCTGCTGCAACGGATGGTCGGGGGCCCGGTACGACTCCGTGGGCCAGCCGTTGACCACGCAGGTGGCCAGCATCGCCGCGTGCTTGCCCGAGCAGTTCATCCGCAGCCGCGACGGGACGCCGCCCGCCCTCGCCACGTCGAGGGTCACCGGCAGTTCGAGCGGCCACGACTCCGGGCAGCGCAGCGCGTCGGCGGTCAGCCCCACGCCGGCGAGGATCTGCACCACACCCTCGACGTGGAAGTCCTCCCCGGAGTGGCTGCCGGCGGCCACCGCCAGCAGTCGGCCGTCCAGCGTCAGGCCGTGCCGCAGCATCGCGACCGCCTGCAGGGGCTTGTTCGCCGACCGGGGGAAGATCGGCTCCTCCACCGCCCCGAGCCGTACCCGGGGGTCGCCGTCCGCGCCCACCGCGGCGACCACGCCCCGATGCCGCGACTCCACGAAACCGGAGCGGACCACCTCCACGAGGACCGGATTCGCCTCCGCGCCGGTCACGCGTGCGCCCGGACGCCGAGGAAGCCGCGGGCGTCCTCGGCCGTCATCGGGGGGCGCTGGGCGAACCGCGAGAGCGCGGCGGCCCGTTCCACCAGGACCGTGTTGGACGTGACGGGTCTGCCCCTCGCGTAGTTGAGCGTGTCCTCCATGCCGACCCGCAGATGGCCCCCGGCCGACAGGGCGGCGAACATCACCGGCAGGGTCGCCCGACCGACCCCGGTGGCCGACCAGGTGGCCCCGGCGGGCAGCGCCGCCACGGCCGCGACCAGCGTGCGGGCGTCCCCCGGCATCCCTCCGGGCACCCCCATGACCAGGTCGCAGTGCACATGCCCGCCGTAGGGCTCCCCGAACTCGTCCAGCAGCCGGTGCAGCGCGGCCACGTGCCCGAGGTCGAACAGCTCGAACTCGGGCACGATCCGCAGCTCCTGCGTGCGCCGGTAGAGCCGCGCCATGAACGGCCACGGATTCATGAACACGTCATGACCGAAGTTGACCGTCCCGCAGGTGAGCGAGCACGCGTCCGGCTCCGCCTCCAGGACCCGCAGCCGGTCCTCGTACGAGTCGCCGACCGCGCCCCCCGTCGACAACTGCACCACCAGCCCGGTGGCCTCCCGCAGGGCGCGAACGGTCTCCCGCAGCCTCGCCAGATCGAGGGTGGGCTCCCCGTCCGCGTCCCGGATGTGGACGTGGACGACGGCCGCGCCCGCGCCCTCGCAATCCTCGGCCGCCTTCACCAGCTCGTCCAAGGTCACCGGCAACGCCGGAGCGTCGTCCTTGGCGGTCTCGGCACCGGTGGGGGCCACGGTGATCAGCGTCGTTGCCGTCATACCCGCATGATCCGTCGCTTCGGCGTCTTCCCGCAAGGGAGGGCACAATCAGATGCCATGCGTGCAGTCGTACAGCGGGTGAGCAGGGCGGACGTCACGGTGGACGGCACCGTGACCGGGGCGATCGAGGGGCCGGGGCTCCTGGTGCTGGTGGGGGTGACCCACGACGACACCCCGGAGCACGCCCACCGGATGGCGGGCAAGCTCTGGGGCCTGCGGATCCTCGACGGCGAGAGATCGT
The DNA window shown above is from Thermomonospora umbrina and carries:
- a CDS encoding 3-keto-5-aminohexanoate cleavage protein → MTATTLITVAPTGAETAKDDAPALPVTLDELVKAAEDCEGAGAAVVHVHIRDADGEPTLDLARLRETVRALREATGLVVQLSTGGAVGDSYEDRLRVLEAEPDACSLTCGTVNFGHDVFMNPWPFMARLYRRTQELRIVPEFELFDLGHVAALHRLLDEFGEPYGGHVHCDLVMGVPGGMPGDARTLVAAVAALPAGATWSATGVGRATLPVMFAALSAGGHLRVGMEDTLNYARGRPVTSNTVLVERAAALSRFAQRPPMTAEDARGFLGVRAHA
- a CDS encoding asparaginase — protein: MTGAEANPVLVEVVRSGFVESRHRGVVAAVGADGDPRVRLGAVEEPIFPRSANKPLQAVAMLRHGLTLDGRLLAVAAGSHSGEDFHVEGVVQILAGVGLTADALRCPESWPLELPVTLDVARAGGVPSRLRMNCSGKHAAMLATCVVNGWPTESYRAPDHPLQQAVRAAIADLAGESPAAVGVDGCGAPLFAVSTLGVARAFRALALAGPGTPERRVADAMRAHPEWTSGAGRDERLLMAAVPGLLVKCGAEGVDAFALADGRAGAIKIEDGAKRARTPVTVAVLRALGVDGLADLAEAPVHGGGEVVGAIRVAPTLLAALTPG